Proteins from a genomic interval of Candidatus Hydrogenedentota bacterium:
- a CDS encoding DUF4139 domain-containing protein: MRQTLWGVVCLSAVAVQAGWAADPSVTIYNQNFAVVRQTIPLTLEKGVNKVSFNDTTTLLEPDSVMLRDPSGKWALQILEQSFRNDPVSQELLLSINEGQTIPFLQTIGQNQTTVDGKIVRSGYIPQIIRARNPQQQYYPQLTNAQPVIEVDGKIRFGLPGQPLFPSLGDGTILKPTLSWVLDSAAAGTLEAELGYVTSGMSWESSYNLVAPQSGDTVDIVGWVTIENMSGKVFENAHIKLMAGNVSKIQPGPDMNRYVMADTGGFAGRYGGEQAVTQKAFDEYHLYTIARPATLRDRETKQVEFVRANGVKSERFYVYDGAKIDVNQYRGWNPQNLLQQQDYGTQMNTQVWTMRELKNTKDNGLGMPLPAGRTRFYQRDDDGQLEFTGENVIAHTPSDETLRVYTGDAFDLVGERRQTSFKVENQQRWVDESFEIKLRNRKKEDTEIRIVEHLYRWSTAEVKESSDPYNKMDSQTIEFRVPVKPGEEKVVTYTVHYSW; the protein is encoded by the coding sequence ATGAGACAGACGTTGTGGGGCGTAGTGTGCTTGAGCGCAGTTGCCGTGCAGGCGGGATGGGCCGCCGACCCTTCCGTTACCATCTACAACCAGAACTTTGCCGTTGTCCGCCAGACCATCCCACTGACCCTCGAGAAAGGCGTCAACAAGGTCTCCTTCAACGACACAACCACCTTGCTGGAACCCGATTCCGTTATGTTGCGAGACCCCTCGGGAAAATGGGCCCTGCAAATCTTGGAACAGAGTTTCCGCAACGATCCCGTGTCGCAGGAACTGCTTCTATCCATCAACGAAGGACAGACGATTCCGTTCCTGCAAACCATCGGACAGAACCAAACCACTGTTGACGGCAAGATCGTCCGCAGCGGCTACATACCGCAGATCATTCGCGCGCGCAATCCGCAGCAGCAGTATTATCCGCAGCTTACCAATGCCCAGCCTGTGATTGAAGTCGACGGCAAAATTCGTTTCGGCCTGCCCGGGCAGCCTCTGTTTCCAAGCCTCGGTGACGGGACCATCCTGAAACCGACCCTGTCGTGGGTTTTGGACAGCGCCGCTGCCGGAACGCTTGAAGCAGAACTCGGGTATGTCACGAGCGGCATGAGCTGGGAATCGAGCTACAACCTCGTGGCGCCGCAATCGGGCGACACAGTCGATATCGTGGGCTGGGTCACCATTGAGAACATGAGCGGCAAGGTCTTCGAGAACGCCCACATCAAGCTCATGGCCGGAAACGTCAGCAAGATTCAGCCAGGTCCAGATATGAACCGTTATGTGATGGCGGATACCGGAGGCTTCGCTGGGCGTTATGGCGGCGAGCAGGCCGTAACCCAGAAGGCATTCGACGAGTACCACCTCTACACCATCGCGCGTCCGGCCACATTGCGCGACCGCGAAACAAAGCAGGTCGAGTTTGTGCGAGCCAACGGTGTGAAGTCGGAGCGCTTCTACGTCTACGACGGAGCCAAGATTGACGTGAACCAGTACCGAGGCTGGAATCCTCAAAACCTTCTGCAACAGCAGGATTACGGCACCCAGATGAACACGCAGGTCTGGACGATGCGTGAACTGAAGAACACGAAGGACAATGGGCTGGGAATGCCGTTGCCCGCCGGTCGTACGCGTTTCTATCAGCGCGACGACGACGGCCAACTCGAGTTCACGGGAGAGAATGTTATCGCGCACACTCCGAGCGACGAGACGTTGCGCGTCTATACCGGCGACGCCTTCGACCTCGTAGGTGAGCGGAGACAAACCAGCTTCAAAGTCGAGAACCAGCAACGTTGGGTCGACGAGTCGTTTGAGATCAAACTGCGCAATCGCAAGAAGGAAGATACCGAGATCCGCATCGTCGAACACTTGTACCGGTGGAGTACGGCGGAAGTGAAGGAAAGTTCCGACCCGTACAACAAGATGGACAGCCAGACCATTGAGTTCCGCGTGCCGGTGAAGCCGGGCGAAGAGAAGGTAGTCACCTACACCGTCCATTACTCGTGGTAA